A window of Sedimentibacter sp. MB31-C6 genomic DNA:
GTACTGTTATACAATCTTTGCTTTTCAAAAAATTTATTACAGCCTTTGTAATGGCATAACCTTCCTTTGGATTTGTACCTCCAGCAAGTTCATCAATTAAAATTAAAGATCTTTCATCAGAATAATCTAACGCTTCTTTTAAATTTACTATTTCTGCCCCAAAGGTACTTAATCCCTTTTCAATAGACTGATCATCTCCCACTGATATACTTATATGGTCGAATAAACATATTTTTGCATATTCACAAGGAACTAACATACCGTAACTTGCAGCTGCTACAATTTGTCCAATCATTCTAAGACTTACGGTTTTGCCCCCCATATTTGCTCCAGTTATACAAATAACTTTTTTATTTATGTTCAAATCTACTGGGATATATTCATTGTGTTTTTCTTTTAATGTTTTTTCTAATTTGAGGTTTCTACCACCTTTTATTATTATTTCAAGGTCAGATGTTATTTCTGGTTCAACTGATTTTGTTTTTTGCCCATAATTCGCTTTAGCAATAATATAATCAACCCTTCCTATGATATGCATATTTCTTATAAATACATCATAGGAACTTTTTATTTCCTTGGAAATATTTTGTCGAATTTTATATTCTTCATTTTCTTCATCTATTGACAATACATCCAATTTATGCTCTAATTCATCTATTTCTTTATTGTTTTTAATTATATATATAATGTTTAAATAATTTTCACCTGATATTCTAAGATTTTGTTCTGCATTTAATGCTTCTATTTTATCTTTCTGTGATTTATTTACAATTACTTCATTTTTTAAATTAAGTTTAACGTTATACTTTTTTTCTATTTCTTCTTTTATTTGTTTTTTTAATATTCTAATTTTCTTATCTGTTTCTTTTTTATCTTTACGTATAATCCTTAATTT
This region includes:
- a CDS encoding MutS-related protein, which gives rise to MKIFMTDNTKKNINFDYIFNEVRPITEYGIKSKLEAKPFKKGQEADLKQEFNKIRAFIETSKRRNVIDILRHTKNIIETIERAKNNQVLDEVELFEVKNFLIQVEKMERILRGILSIEDLKLTLLPHLFELLDPANEKMNTYYIYDEYSDKLRIIRKDKKETDKKIRILKKQIKEEIEKKYNVKLNLKNEVIVNKSQKDKIEALNAEQNLRISGENYLNIIYIIKNNKEIDELEHKLDVLSIDEENEEYKIRQNISKEIKSSYDVFIRNMHIIGRVDYIIAKANYGQKTKSVEPEITSDLEIIIKGGRNLKLEKTLKEKHNEYIPVDLNINKKVICITGANMGGKTVSLRMIGQIVAAASYGMLVPCEYAKICLFDHISISVGDDQSIEKGLSTFGAEIVNLKEALDYSDERSLILIDELAGGTNPKEGYAITKAVINFLKSKDCITVLTTHYDNVANDSDIQNLQVAGLKLPEDTGMITINNIDQISKYMDYRLIEVQYQNFIPKDALRIAKMAGIYDKIIEDAEKYI